The genomic segment ACGTAGAGCCATCTCTAGAGCTCCTTCTCTTGATCTGACACCACCAGTGAATCCTGATGCATGCACAAAAATACAGTCTTTAATGCCAGATTTTTCACTCAATTCTTGATCCCTTAAACCTCTCCATGGCTCTAAAATTCCTTGGcggaattggaaagaacCTGGCTCAACGGGGACAGTAGTTACACGCCATGCACCGCTGCCATCAGGGAAAAGCACGAATTTTAGCTGGTTTTCGATTTTCAATTCAGATTCAATGTCGAAAAGATGGTCCTTCCATGGGCagaattgtttaaattCAAGTATCTGACCACTTTGGTGAACCTTGAATCTGTTATCAATGGCCTCACGTACCAATGTCTTGGCAGGTAACCAAGAGTTACCGTAACCTTTGACTAGATCGACAAAAACGTTACCGATAAAGTCACTGGCTTTGGTGAACTGTTGATCGAACCTCTCTGGACTGTTATCTTCATTCCAGTCTGGGTTCATTCTAGAGATCACACCTGGAAGAGTTATACcattttggataaattttGGTTTTCCTTCATCGTAGCAGTTAATACCATTGTCATTGGCATCAAGAGCTTCAATAAACTGCTGATAAATCTTGTGGCACAGAAAATCCAAGTCTGATTGGCTTAATTCCTTGTTTAGAATTGTTTTAATAATTTCACGACCAAAATGCTTGTAGGTTAAACCTGCACTCGATAGTTTAGTCTCGCGgttctcaaaattttcgTAAAATCCACGCTGGTGatgatcaaagaatttggttCCGTCGTatttaccaccaacatCAACAACGATATCACTTTTCTCCCAGTCCTCTGGTTGACGAGATCTAACAACCTTGGCATCCTTGTACTGTGGTAAAAGTTTTAGCATGTAGACTGCCAATGCTTCATCAGCGTGGAAAGTTCCACT from the Zygosaccharomyces rouxii strain CBS732 chromosome B complete sequence genome contains:
- the MYG1 gene encoding Myg1p (similar to uniprot|P40093 Saccharomyces cerevisiae YER156C Hypothetical ORF), with the translated sequence MLITRNCCKFMESVKRLKVEMVKTVCTHSGTFHADEALAVYMLKLLPQYKDAKVVRSRQPEDWEKSDIVVDVGGKYDGTKFFDHHQRGFYENFENRETKLSSAGLTYKHFGREIIKTILNKELSQSDLDFLCHKIYQQFIEALDANDNGINCYDEGKPKFIQNGITLPGVISRMNPDWNEDNSPERFDQQFTKASDFIGNVFVDLVKGYGNSWLPAKTLVREAIDNRFKVHQSGQILEFKQFCPWKDHLFDIESELKIENQLKFVLFPDGSGAWRVTTVPVEPGSFQFRQGILEPWRGLRDQELSEKSGIKDCIFVHASGFTGGVRSREGALEMALRSL